A genomic window from Anthonomus grandis grandis chromosome 4, icAntGran1.3, whole genome shotgun sequence includes:
- the LOC126735253 gene encoding uncharacterized protein LOC126735253, which translates to MVCEQRKGSDSVLGELLGECFFNNIEASHSLGIETFVNEETTENQQVAVQRLNKQSTREIESVSNFLRSLNDETYDKCMRQLTSMMEQINKTNTSKRKMDKQVYFPSKKKKEQ; encoded by the exons ATGGTGTGTGAGCAAAGGAAGGGAAGCGATTCTGTTTTAGGTGAACTCCTTGGGGaatgttttttcaataatattgaagctagcCATAGTCTAGGAATTGAAACATTTGTTAATGAGGAGACGACTGAAAATCAACAAGTAGCAGTACAACGATTGAACAAGCAATCAACAAGAGAAATTGAAagtgtatcaaactttttaagatctttaaatgatgaaacttatgataa gtgcatgagacaactgacatcaatgatggaacagataaataagacaaatacaagtaaacgaaaaatggacaaacaagtttattttccatcaaagaagaagaaggagcagtaa